One Leguminivora glycinivorella isolate SPB_JAAS2020 chromosome 15, LegGlyc_1.1, whole genome shotgun sequence genomic window, CAGCAATCGAAGTGACCCTCTTAGCGCCACCGGCATCAGGCGACACCACAATACTGGTCTTCCAGTCAGGAATGTTTTCTTTTATCCACTTCAAAACAGCAGGTTCCGCAAAGAGGTTATCTACGGGTATGTCGAAGAAGCCTTGAATTTGAGACGCGTGAAGGTCCATGGTGATGATGTGGTCGGCTCCGGACACTGAGAGGATGTTGGCGACAAGCTTGGCCGTGATGGGCGCTCGGCTTTTGTCTTTCTTGTCCTGCCGCGCGTACGGGAAGCACGGGATGACGGCGGTGACGCGCGACGCAGACGCTATTTTGCACGCGTTAATCATAATCAGGAGCTCCATGAGATTGTCATTGATCTCTCCGCTGCCGCTCTGTACGATATAAACATCTTCACCACGCACCGACTCCCCGATCTCCACACATGTTTCCATGTTACTGAATTTCTTGGTTACCACTTTTCCCAGATCGATTCCCAGTCGATCGACGATCTTCTGCGCCAAATCCGGGTGGGAGCTCCCGCTGAACACTTTGATGTTCGGCATTCTTGTGGTTAGTGGCAAAACAAGGTTGTCTAACTTGTTAACTAATTGTTCTTGCGATGCAGTTGATGGCATCAGCTCGGGGCAGAAATGACCC contains:
- the LOC125233893 gene encoding ribose-phosphate pyrophosphokinase 2, which translates into the protein MPSTASQEQLVNKLDNLVLPLTTRMPNIKVFSGSSHPDLAQKIVDRLGIDLGKVVTKKFSNMETCVEIGESVRGEDVYIVQSGSGEINDNLMELLIMINACKIASASRVTAVIPCFPYARQDKKDKSRAPITAKLVANILSVSGADHIITMDLHASQIQGFFDIPVDNLFAEPAVLKWIKENIPDWKTSIVVSPDAGGAKRVTSIADRLNVEFALIHKERKKANEVASMVLVGDVKDRTAILVDDMADTCGTVCHAAEKLIEAGAIKVYAILTHGIFSGPAISRINNACLEAVVVTNTIPQDRHMQDCPKIQCIDVSMMLAEAVRRTHNGESVSYLFSNVPY